TCAGGAGCCGTCCCGGACGCACCACCATCCGCCTCACGCTCCCCATCTGACACCGCCCGGCCCTGCCAGCGCACCGATGGATCAGGCCCGCGAGCGGCCCCGCATCATAGAGCGACCGCAGACGTCTTGAATCGCAAGATCACACCCTCGACCTGTTGCCGCAGCCGCTCGGGGTACGGCCACCTCTCCGGTCGCCCAATCCTCTTTGCAGCATGCTCAGGCCTTGTTACCTCGCGTGGAACGCGGCTCTCGACAGTCGGGCCGCAGCGCATCCGGTGACGGCGGCGATTGCGGCGAGGCCGACGGCGCTCCAGCCGAGGGGCTCGGTTTCCAGCACCGACTGCAGGAATGGTACTTGAAGTGCTCTCCTCCCTTCGCAAGCTCAGGAAGGAGATTCCTGCCTACCTTGCGGCGGCGGGCTTGGCGCCACGGGTGCGCCTGACGACTGCCCTCCCGGCAGCCGGGATGAGCGCGTGGCCCATCCGGTACAGGTGCAAGATGTTCCGGGCTGCGTTCCAGTCGGCGTTGCCGGACCATCCGCAGTCGGGGTTCTTGCATACGAACGTGGCCTGGTCTTCCCGGCTGCCGGGCGTGATGAAACCGCAGGCGGAGCAGCGCAGGGAGGTGTTCGGGGCGGGAACCTTGGCGAGGGTGCCGCCGTTGCGGGCAGTTTTGTACGTCAGCATCGTCACGGTGCGACCCCATGCCTCCTGGCTGATGGAGCGGTTCAGACCGGACTTCTGCGCGACGTTCTTCCCCGGCTGGTCGGTAGTGCCCTTGGCGGACTTGACCATGTTCGTGATGTTGAGCTGTTCCACCACGACCGTGCCGTACTGCTCGGCGATGGCGGTGGTGGCCTGGTGCTGCCAGTCGATTGCTCGGCGCGTGGCTCTTGCGCGGAGCTGCTTGATCTGGTCGTAGGTGCGGTGTAGCCGGTTCGAGCTGCGCTCTTTCGGCTTGCGGAAGGACTTGCGGTGCGCGGCCCGCTGTTCCAGGCGAAGCAGTCTGGCTTTCTCGTCCGGGTTCAGCCACTTGTCCCGGTCGGCGGTGCCGTCCGGGAGCCGGGGCGGCCGTCCGTGGTCTTGGTGGCTGCCGTCGGACAGCGCGAGGGGCAGGTTCACCCCGGCGTCGATGCCGACCTCCAGTCCGGTGTGCGGTTCGGGCTTGACCTCAAGAGTCTGGACGCGGAAGGCGATGTGCCGGCCGAGTCCGTCTTTGACCAGCCGTGCCCCGGTGATCCGGTTCTCCTTGTTGGCGTGCTTGCCGACCGGGAGGTCCTTGGTCCAGCGGAAGCGGACGCGGCCCACCTTGGGGATGTTGACCATGCCCCACCGGCGGTGTACTCGCTTGATCTGCAGATCCCGGCCCTGCGGGATGTCCACGGACGTGACGGTGCGGAAGCGGGCCTTGAAGTTCGGCTCGTCCGCACGCCCGTCCCAGCAGTTCCGCCACGCCTGGAAGTACGTCTTGAGGACCGCCTGCGCGGCCTGCGCGGGCAGCACCGCGTACCAGTCGATCTCCTTGCGGGCCTGCCGCAGCGTCTGATCCATGCGGGTCGCAGAGCGCTGACACTTCGGCGTCATCCGCCACAGGTCGTGGAGCTGATTCCACATCGCGCGTGCCGCGTGCGACTGGTCGTCCATGAGCCGGACCTGTGCAGGCGTCAGCGCCAGCCGGGCGCGATGCCCCAACTGCCGCTTCTCCCACACGAGTTCGCTCATGACGATCAGCCTACGACGGTTGGCTTATGTCACCACGATGGAACCCGAATCCTGACGTGCGCACCGGGCGCCACGTCGTCTACAACCTGCATGTCCACTTGGTTTTTGTTACCAAGTACCGGCGCAAGGCATTCACCGACGCCATGCTGACGCGCACTGAGGAGATCATGCGCGAGGTCTGCGCGGACTTCGAAGCCGACCTGAAGCAGTTCAATCGGCGCCGAGGCTCGAAGCAGCGACCACGCCCGCGAGGAAGAGCAACCGCTGCCAGGCTCCGTCAGCAAGGATCTGCTGGCCCGGCGGCCGTGACCGGTCGGCCCATACCCCCGGAGCGTGGCGGCCGCGCTTCCTGCGCTGCGGAGCTGATGACACCTCGGCGGCACGAGCAGCTCCACTCGTCACCTGCCCGCTGCGGCCACCCCACGCCGACCACAGCTCCGCACCATTCGGCCGGCCCACTCGGCTCGACGGCATACGCGGCACTCATACGACCAGTCTGTCCCCCACCCTCCTGGGTGCGCTCGCCGACCCGACGGCTCCAACGCCTCCTCGGTGGGCCGTGGATGTGCACCCGGGCCGAAAGGACCCCGGTCGGGCCCGTGCGGCCCGTGGTGGTGGGGGCTCGGCGCGCCCACCCTGGGAGCAGGAGCAATGAAGGGAGCCGGTGTGATGACAACCGCCACCACCATGAACGCGGCCCTCCCCCCCGGACATCGCGAACGGCTGATGCAATTCGCCCGTGAGGTCTCCTTCGAGGCCGGGGCCCGCTTGTTCGAGGAGGGCAGGCGAGCCGACCACTTCTGGATCGTGCGAACCGGCACCGTAGCTCTGGACGTGCACGTGCCAGGCCCGCGGCCCGCCGTCATCGAAACGCTCGGGCACGGCGAACTGGTCGGCTGGTCCTGGCACTTCCCGCCGTACATCTGGCACCTGGCGCCGAGGCGATGAGCCCGGTGCGGGCCTGGGAGTTCGATGCGGAGGCCGTGCGGGCGGCGTGCGCCGAGGACCCCGAGTTCGGCCGGGTGATCGCGGTCTGGGTCGGGCTCGTGGTCGCCGACCGGCTGCACGCCTCCCGAATCCGGCTGCTCGACCTCTACGCCCCTCACGGCAGCGGTGGTCTGGCATGACCGCAGTGTCCCGTCGTCGCCGGCGTTCCGAGGAGGAGAACATGGACACCAGCCCTCACCGTGTGAATGACGTGATGACGCGCGCCGTCGTCGCCGTGGGCCGCAAGACCCGGTTCAAGGACCTCGTCGAACGCATGGAGCAGTGGAAGGTCAGCGCCGTACCCGTGCTGGAGGGCGATGGCCGGGTGATCGGGGTGGTGTCCGAGGCCGATCTGCTGCCCAAGGAGGAGTTCCGGGACAGCGATCCGGACCGGTACACCCAGTTGCATCGCCTGGCCGACATGGCGAAGGCCGGGGCGGTGTACGCCGAGGAGCTGATGAGTACGCCGGCCGTCACCGTCCACGAGGACGCCACACTCGCCGAGGCGGCCCGCATCATGGCGCTCCGGCACGTCAAGCGACTGCCCGTGGTGAATGCCGAGGGGGTACTCGAAGGCGTTGTCAGCCGTGGCGATCTGCTGAAGGTGTTCCTGCGCCCGGACAACGACCTCGCCGACGAGATACGGCGGGACGTTCTCGACGTCCTGTTCCCGGCCCCGGTCGAGCCCGTGCACATCACAGTGGTCGACGGCGTCGGGACCCTGACCGGACGGGTCCAGGACGCCACTCGCATTCCGCTTGCCGCGCGCCTGGTGCGAGGCGTCGAGGGCATCGTGGGCGTGGACTGCCGACTCACTGCAGCCGACGGGGCATGAAGCGGCGCGGCGAACGTCTACCGCTCTTTTGTACCGACGGCTTGTACCGACGGCCCGGACTCAGGGAGTGACGGCCCGGCCGGTGCCCGGGAGGTCGGGGTCGAGGTCCGGGTGGCGGGGCATCCCGACCAGCGCGCACTGCACGGACACCACACCAGGCACGGCCCGTGCGAGGCGAGTGGCGAGTGGGATGAGGGCGGTTTCGTGGACGTGGCCGGCAAGCGTGACGACACCGTCGTGGACCTCGACCCCGATCGCTTCCGTATGGGTGCCGAAGAGCCGAACGACGACATCGCGCCGCACCTCCTCGACGATGGCCTCGTCTTCCCGCAGGAAGACCTTCAGCAGGTCGGAGCGGCTGACGATGCCCTCCAGAGTCCCGTCGCCTCCCACGACCGGCAGCCGCTTGACCTTGTTGCGTGCCATGACACGTGCGGCGTGGGCAAGGGTGGCGTCGGGCGCCACGGTGACGGCAGGAGCGGTCATCAGCTCGCCCGCAGTCACAGCGTCCGCCTTGCGGACATCCGCGAGATCCTGCACCTGCCCGTAGCGGCCGACATCTCCTCCCCTGTACTCCTCCTTGGGCAGCAGATCGGCCTCGGAGACAACACCGACGACGTGTGCGGCGTCGTCCAGCACCGGGAGCGCGCTCACCCGCCAGTCGCGTATGGCCTTCACTATGTCCTTGAAGGCCGCGCCTGTCCGCAGTGCGACGACCCGGTGCGTCATCACGTCGTTCACAAGGGTCGGAGTGCCGTTCATGGCATCCTCCAGGGCTCGGGTGTCGTCTCGGACACTTTCAGGCTGCGGCCTCGGACCCGTCCCGGGCATGGGCCGAGTGGGCCCGACACACTCGACCGCCGGCCCTGCCCCAAGCGCGACCGGCTCCCACTGACACCGCCCACGTCAGCCGCCTGAAACCGTACGGCCCGACCGAGGGGCCAGATGGCCCCTGGTCAGCCCTCCCCTCATCGGCACAGGCTGGAATCGGCAGGACCGACGCAGACCTTACGGAGTCATCATGTACGGCACCCCGCACATCGTCAGCGATGTCATGACCCACACGGTTGCCGCCGTCGGCCGACGGGCCGCCTTCAAGGAGATCGTGCAGCTGATGCAAGACAGGCAGATCAGCGCCCTCCCTGTGATCGAGGGCGAGGGACGAGTGGTCGGCGTGGTCTCCGAAGCCGACCTGCTGCCCAAGGAGGAACTCAGGGACAACCCCGACGAGGCCTACCTCCAGCTGCGCCAGCCGGTCGACGTGGCGAAGGCCGACGCTCTCAGCGCAGGGGACCTCATGTCCTCCCCCGCCGTCACGATCCGTGCCGACGCCACGCTCGCCGAGGCCGCGCGCACCATGGCACGAGAAGGGGTCAAGCGGATGCCCGTGGTGGACGACGTAGGCCTGCTGGAGGGCGTCGTCAGCCGTGCTGACCTGCTCAAGGTCTTCCTGCGCGGGGACGACAAGATCGCCGAGGAGGTCCGGCACGAGATCGTGTCCTCCCTCTTCCCGCCTCCGTCCGTCATTCAAGTAGAGGTGCATGACGGAGTGGCCACCCTGACGGGCCGCGTCCACGACACCGCCATGGTCCCCATCGCAGCGCGCCTGGTGCGGTCCGTCGAAGGAGTCGTCGACGTGCAGTTCGACCTCGCGCGCGAAACCGCTCAGTAGCCGGCGGCGACAACCATGTCCGACGTCACCACCACCGATCTCTACGAAGTAACCATGGCCCTGTCCTACCTTCGCGAGGACATGCGGGCCCCGGCCACCTTCAGCCTCTTCGTCCGCGACCTCCCACCTGGCCGGGGCTTCCTCGTCGCGGCGGGCCTGGAGCCCGCACTGGACTTCCTCTCCGAATACCGCGTCGAACGCGAAGACGTCGAAGAGTTCGCCGCCGCGATGCACCGCCCGGTGCGGGACCTGGAACCTCTCCTCGGCGTTCGCCGGCGAGCCGCTGCTCGAGGTGACCGCGTCACTCCCGCAGGCGCAGCTCGTCGAGACCTACCTGCTCAACCAGCTCTGCCACCAGACGGTGGTGGCCTCCAAAGCGGCGCGCTGCGTCCTGGCGGCCGCCGGACGGCCGGTGGTGGACTTCGCTGTGCGCCGCACGCACGGCCCGTGGGCGGGCAGGCAGGCGGCCCGTCTTGGAGCCATGGTCGGCTTTGCGGGAACCAGCAACGTGGCCGCGGCCACATCCCTCGGCATCCCGGCTTCAGGGACCATGGCGCACTCCTACATCGAGACTTTCGAAAGTGAAGACGAGGCGTTCCGAGCCTTCGCGCGCTGCCACCCCGGCCCCCTCACCTTCCTCGTGGACACCTACGACACCGAGGCGGGCATAGGGGTCGCCGCTCGCGTTCTGAACGACCTTCGGCGCGGCCCCGGCTGCGCGATCCGCCTGGACAGCGGCGACCTCGACGCCCTCTCGCGCCGGTCACGAGCCATCCTGGACGATGCCGGACTACCCGACGTGCGCATCGTGGCCAGCGGCGGGCTCGACGAGTACGGCGTGGCCCGCCTGGTGGACGCCGGTGCCCCGATCGACGTGTTCGCCGTGGGCACCCGCGTCGGCGTCGCCGCGGACGCCCCGTACCTGGACTCCGCGTACAAGCTCGTCGAGTACGACGGCAACCCCGTGATGAAGCTGTCCTCGGCGAAGGTCACGGCCCCGGGCCGCAAACAGGTCTACCGGCGCGCCGGGCAACCCGACGTCGTCGCTCTGTCGTGGGAGGAACCGCCGGACTCGGCACGGCCACTGCTGCGCACAGTGATACGTGGCGGTCGGCGAACAGGACCGCCGGACCGCTGGCAGGACGCGCGCGAACGGTTCCGCGAGGACATCGACGCGCTGCCGGCATCCGCCCGGCGGATCCACGACCCCGAACCGGTGACCGCAAACCGGTCCAGGGCACTGCAGGAACTCACCTTGAGGGTCCGCTCGGACATCGAGGCCAGGATTCCCTCAAGAAGCGGCGCCGCACCGCCGCAGCAAGGGGGTGAGGCAGCAGTGACCACGCCCGCATCCCCGCGGGAAAGCGACCTTGCGGCGCCGAGGACCGACCCGACGCCGAGCGGCACCGCCGTGTACGCCCGTACTGGCGACGAGATCGTCGTACGCGGTACCACGGCCGGGGTTGTCACGCGGGACGGCGAAGCCGTCGGCGTTCACCACCGCGACGGCAGCCCACCCTACGACGTGAGCTGGGCAGAGGATGGGCGAGTGACCCTGTACTTTCCCGGGCCGGATGCCTACGTCCGCCACCTGACGCATGAGCCGGCCTCCATGGAGACGATCACCGACGTGCCATCGGCGCCCGTCACGCCTCAGGCGGGGGACGGCCATGTCCGGTCCGAGTGAACACCGGCCGTTCCTCGTCGTATTGCCCTGCACGAGCGTCGCCGGACCGTCAGCAAAGCCGCTCACGCTAGTGAGTGGGAAGGCCACTCGGGCCCGAGTGCAGCCCATACGGCCCTGCCACGCTGCGGCCCGCGGGGCACAAGCTGGAAGCGGAATGCGGACCGAGGTGCTTGGCCGGTGATCAGCTGCTGGGACGGCAGTCTCCCCGGCCGCGTCGGCACACCCGGCATGGAAGGGAAGCCACCGTGACTGCACAAACCATTGATACGAACACTGTCACGACGCTGGTAGCAGACGCCGGTGCGGCACCCTCCCTGCACAACGCACAGCCCTGGGCGTTCCGTTACGTTCGCAGCTCCGGCGTCCTGCGCCTGTACGCCGACCTGGCGCGCGACCTGCCACGGACCGACCCGGAGAAGCGAGGCCTTCATCTCGGGTGCGGCGCAGCGCTGCTCAATCTGCGCGTGGCCGCCGCTTCGGCGGGGCTGGAGCCAGTCGTCCGGCTACTCCCCGACCCGGACGACACAGACCTTCTCGCCGAGGTGCGGCTGAGCGACACCGCGCACCCTGACACGGCACTCGCCCGCCTGCGCCCGGCGATCCACCGCCGGCACTCCAGCCGCTTTCCCTACCGTGACGTCGAAATCCCTGCCGCCCTGAGGGAACGGATATTCGGCGCGGCCCGCGCTGAGGGCGCGCAGTTGCTGTTCCCAAGTGCCTGGCACGTGCAGGAAATCGTGGAATTGGCGGGTGACGCCGAGGGGCGGGAAGCAGACGACCCAGAGCTGCGCAGGGAAACGGTGCAGTGGACCCGCACAGAACCGGTCGATTCCGCCGAGGCGGCCGACGGCGTCCCCGCCGAGGCGTTCGGCCCCGGCCAACGCGGGACCACAGCGCCGGTGCGCGACTTCACCGCCGGCCGTCCGATGCCACAACGTGGCTGGGCGACTTTCGAGAAGAACCCGCACGTCGCCCTGCTGGGTACAGATCACGACGGGCCTGCCGACTGGCTGCGCGCGGGACAGGCACTGCAGCGTGTCCTGCTGCAGGCGACCATGGACGGGCTCGTCGCCTCGATGACCTCCCAGCCCCTGGAGTGGCCGGAAACCCGATGGGCGGCCCGCGACCCCCTCTCCGCCATGGCCCACGTACAGATGGTGCTCCGGCTCGGCTACGGCCCCGACGGCCCCGCGAGCCCTCGGCGACCGGTGGCCGAACTGCTCGACATCATCTGAGAAGGGTGTGTCGGAACACCTGCGTCACGGTGCAAAGAGAGCGGTCGGAACTCGATGGCAAGGAGTAGGCGCATGAAGGTCTCGCAGGTGATGGCCTCTCCGCCCGTGTGCATCGCACCCAACGACTCCCTGGCCGAAGCGACCCGGCTGATGGCACAGTCAGCCGTCGGCTCCCTCCTCGTCATCGAGGACGGAGTGTTGCGCGGCATCGTCACCGACCGCGACATCGCTCTGCGTGGCTTGGGTGGTGGCCTGGCCCCGGAGACCCGGGTGGACGCGGTGATGTCGGCACGGGCGGTCGTCGTCGACGTCGACGACGACATTCAAGCGGCCTACCGGACGTTCCGCCGCACCGGGGTACGCCGCCTGCCTGTGCTGCGCGAAGGCGAGGCGGTGGGTGTGCTCACGATCGATGATCTCTTCCTCGACGTCTTGCGGCGACTGGCGGACTTGCTGGGACCGGTCGCCTGGAGCGTACTGCGGGAGCCGCCCGGACCTCCGCATGAAGGTGGGGCTTCGGTTGAACCGTGAATCGGACCCTCCGGAAACAACCGCTCTGCACGGGCTGCAGACAACTCTTGCCGGCTGTCGCCTTCCCCTGGACCGAAGTCCGCGCCAAAGCATCGAAACCAGCAGGCGGATCAAGCGCAGCCCGGCAGGCCGAACCGCTCCTGCAGGGATGGGACCTTCGGGCCGGATCAGGCCCTCTCGGCCCTCCCCCGTCCAAGGCAGAGCAAGGAGGCTGGCTGTGTGGGCTCCGGCTCCCGGAACCCGACGCACCACAAGGAGGCCACCATGACTCCTCACGTCACCGCCGGTGTGGACGGCTCCCCCGAAAGCCTCGCAGCCGCAGGCTGGGCCGCAAGGGAAGCTGTTCTGCGTGACGTACCGCTGCACCTTGTCCACGTGGAGGCGTGGCCGGTCGCCCCGGTTCCACTGGCGTTCACGCCGTCGACGGACGTCTGGTCCGAGAACCTGCTGCGTGACTCGGCGGACCGGGCACGCAAAGACCACCCCGGGCTGGAGGTCGTCACCGAGCATGCGCGTGGCCGTGCGGGGGACAAACTCACCGTCGCCGCGGACAAGGCCGATCTGACCGTACTCGGTTCGCGCGGGGTCGGCGGCTTTGTCGGCTTCCTCACCGGTTCGGTGTCCCTTGCCGTCGTCGCAGCGGCAACACAACCTGTGGTCCTGGTTCGAAGTGAGAATGGCACGCAGGCACCATCGGAACCAGCCATCACCGATCAAGGCTCGGGAGGCATCGTCCTGGGTCTCGACATCTACCATCCGTGCGACCCGCTCATCGCCTTCGCCTTCGGTGAGGCCGCCCGCAGGGGCGGGACCCTGCACGTCCTGCACAGCTGGGCCCTTCCCGCCTCGTACGGGTACGCGGCCATCACCGACCCTGGCATCGGCGTCGAGCTCGGCCGACACGCGTCCGAGGGTCTGACGGGGTTGCTGCGACCCGGGCGGCCCAGGTTCCCGGGGGTGCAGGTCACGAAAAAGGCCGTGGTCGGCGTGGCAGCCGGCGAACTTCTCCATGCTGCGCGGGGGCGGACCTGGTCATCGTGGGGCGTCAGCGGCGCCGCCTTCCGCTGGGACCTCATCTCGGCCATGTCGCACAGGCGGTGATCCACCACAGCGCAGCGCCGGTGGCCGTCGTCCCCTACGAGTGACCGCGCAACAGCGGGATCCCGGTTGCCCTGTCTCCCGGCGCTTCCACGGCCCTCGTATCGCGTCGATCATCCCCACGCTGAACATCCACACCGGGCGGAAGCGCAGGGTGTCGCTGTTGTGGCGCACGAAGTCCTTCGCCGACTCCAGCCACGCCTGTCATTGGATCGCGCTGCCGAGGACCAACGCCTCGAACGTGTCGGCGTCCCCCACCTCGGCCACCGGACACGCACAGGCGTCCACGCCGCTTGCGGTCAGGCGCGCTGCCAGGTGCCGTGCGATCTCGCGGGTCGAACTGTCTGCGGTGGCGCATCCGACCAGAAGTTTCATGTCCCACCTTGCGGTGTGAACCCGGTCGCTGAGCTGGAAGATCGGGACAGTGCTCGTCACGCGCGCTGCGGCACGATCGCCACCGGGCAGTCCGCGTGATGCAGCAGAGTGTGGCCCACGCGGCTGAGTTGGAGGCCGAAGTGTCCGTGCCGACGCTGGGTTCCGATGATCACAAGGTCCGCGGCGGCAGAGCGGTGCAGAAGCACCTTCCGCGCCGGCCCCTCGGGGGTCACCCGATGCACCTTGACGTCAGGGTGGTCCGCCATCGCCTCGTGGAGCACGGCGTCGAGCCGGGCCGACGCCTCGTCCTCGTGGTAACGCTCCGGTGCGTCGGCGAGCAGGGGGTGGTCCGTGGTCTCGTGCGCGGGGCAGCGCCAGGCCCGTACGGCATCGAGAGTGCACCCGCGCGACTCGGCCTCACGGAAGGCGAAGCGCACCGCCTCCGCGCCTGTGGCGGGGTCGCCCACGCCGAGCAGGATCCGCTCGTGCTGACCATGGAGTCCGGCCTTGTCACCGCGGACCACGATCGCCGGGCATTCGGCGCGAGCCGCCACCCCCAGGCCGACCGAGCCGAGGAGCAGGCCCACCAGTTCACCCCGGCCGCGTGATCCCGTCACCACCGCCGTCGCGTTTCGGGCTTCGCGCAACAGCGCGTAGACCGGGTCTTCCGGTAACGCCTCGGCCGAGACCTTCACATCTGGGTTGCGCCGCATGGCCCGCTCCGCGGCGGATCCGACGATGTTCTGCGCCGTCACTTGTTCGGAGGGCCGATCCAGGGTGCCCGGCAGAGCGGGGCCTTCGTAGCGCTCCCATCTGGAAGCGTGGACGAGCCGCAGAGGGACACCGAGCCGGGCCGCTTCGTCGACCGCCCAATCGATGGCCACAAGGCTCGAATCCGATCCGTCGACACCCACGATCAGGGGCAATTGCATCTTCCCCACCGCCTTTCACTGCACGTTGTCACGACGTGCCACGCGCCTCATGGGCCAAGGGCCATGCGCCGAGTTCGCTGCCGGTAACCAGCTCTGGCTCGATACGGAAGAAGATGTCATGGCAAGAGGCCCTCCAGGAGCGTGGGCCGGTCCGGCGCAGCCTCCCGTACTCGGCGGCGTCGGTCACCACTGTGGCGCGTCCGGTGACCACCACACTCCATCCGGAGTGCACAGCCGGATCGACTTCGTCCGCCTGGAAGGCGACCACCACACGGTCGATCGCGACCGCAAGCTGTGACTCTGCCGAAGTCC
The DNA window shown above is from Streptomyces sp. NBC_01445 and carries:
- a CDS encoding DUF1918 domain-containing protein, which gives rise to MYARTGDEIVVRGTTAGVVTRDGEAVGVHHRDGSPPYDVSWAEDGRVTLYFPGPDAYVRHLTHEPASMETITDVPSAPVTPQAGDGHVRSE
- a CDS encoding Acg family FMN-binding oxidoreductase, with protein sequence MTAQTIDTNTVTTLVADAGAAPSLHNAQPWAFRYVRSSGVLRLYADLARDLPRTDPEKRGLHLGCGAALLNLRVAAASAGLEPVVRLLPDPDDTDLLAEVRLSDTAHPDTALARLRPAIHRRHSSRFPYRDVEIPAALRERIFGAARAEGAQLLFPSAWHVQEIVELAGDAEGREADDPELRRETVQWTRTEPVDSAEAADGVPAEAFGPGQRGTTAPVRDFTAGRPMPQRGWATFEKNPHVALLGTDHDGPADWLRAGQALQRVLLQATMDGLVASMTSQPLEWPETRWAARDPLSAMAHVQMVLRLGYGPDGPASPRRPVAELLDII
- a CDS encoding CBS domain-containing protein, which gives rise to MDTSPHRVNDVMTRAVVAVGRKTRFKDLVERMEQWKVSAVPVLEGDGRVIGVVSEADLLPKEEFRDSDPDRYTQLHRLADMAKAGAVYAEELMSTPAVTVHEDATLAEAARIMALRHVKRLPVVNAEGVLEGVVSRGDLLKVFLRPDNDLADEIRRDVLDVLFPAPVEPVHITVVDGVGTLTGRVQDATRIPLAARLVRGVEGIVGVDCRLTAADGA
- a CDS encoding universal stress protein encodes the protein MTPHVTAGVDGSPESLAAAGWAAREAVLRDVPLHLVHVEAWPVAPVPLAFTPSTDVWSENLLRDSADRARKDHPGLEVVTEHARGRAGDKLTVAADKADLTVLGSRGVGGFVGFLTGSVSLAVVAAATQPVVLVRSENGTQAPSEPAITDQGSGGIVLGLDIYHPCDPLIAFAFGEAARRGGTLHVLHSWALPASYGYAAITDPGIGVELGRHASEGLTGLLRPGRPRFPGVQVTKKAVVGVAAGELLHAARGRTWSSWGVSGAAFRWDLISAMSHRR
- a CDS encoding RNA-guided endonuclease InsQ/TnpB family protein, with protein sequence MSELVWEKRQLGHRARLALTPAQVRLMDDQSHAARAMWNQLHDLWRMTPKCQRSATRMDQTLRQARKEIDWYAVLPAQAAQAVLKTYFQAWRNCWDGRADEPNFKARFRTVTSVDIPQGRDLQIKRVHRRWGMVNIPKVGRVRFRWTKDLPVGKHANKENRITGARLVKDGLGRHIAFRVQTLEVKPEPHTGLEVGIDAGVNLPLALSDGSHQDHGRPPRLPDGTADRDKWLNPDEKARLLRLEQRAAHRKSFRKPKERSSNRLHRTYDQIKQLRARATRRAIDWQHQATTAIAEQYGTVVVEQLNITNMVKSAKGTTDQPGKNVAQKSGLNRSISQEAWGRTVTMLTYKTARNGGTLAKVPAPNTSLRCSACGFITPGSREDQATFVCKNPDCGWSGNADWNAARNILHLYRMGHALIPAAGRAVVRRTRGAKPAAAR
- a CDS encoding CBS domain-containing protein, with translation MNGTPTLVNDVMTHRVVALRTGAAFKDIVKAIRDWRVSALPVLDDAAHVVGVVSEADLLPKEEYRGGDVGRYGQVQDLADVRKADAVTAGELMTAPAVTVAPDATLAHAARVMARNKVKRLPVVGGDGTLEGIVSRSDLLKVFLREDEAIVEEVRRDVVVRLFGTHTEAIGVEVHDGVVTLAGHVHETALIPLATRLARAVPGVVSVQCALVGMPRHPDLDPDLPGTGRAVTP
- a CDS encoding CBS domain-containing protein; its protein translation is MKVSQVMASPPVCIAPNDSLAEATRLMAQSAVGSLLVIEDGVLRGIVTDRDIALRGLGGGLAPETRVDAVMSARAVVVDVDDDIQAAYRTFRRTGVRRLPVLREGEAVGVLTIDDLFLDVLRRLADLLGPVAWSVLREPPGPPHEGGASVEP
- a CDS encoding pyridoxamine 5'-phosphate oxidase family protein: MYQKDGVRELDRQECLRLLATARVGRIVHTRHALPAVLPVPFCLDADFAVVVRTSAESQLAVAIDRVVVAFQADEVDPAVHSGWSVVVTGRATVVTDAAEYGRLRRTGPRSWRASCHDIFFRIEPELVTGSELGAWPLAHEARGTS
- a CDS encoding CBS domain-containing protein, coding for MYGTPHIVSDVMTHTVAAVGRRAAFKEIVQLMQDRQISALPVIEGEGRVVGVVSEADLLPKEELRDNPDEAYLQLRQPVDVAKADALSAGDLMSSPAVTIRADATLAEAARTMAREGVKRMPVVDDVGLLEGVVSRADLLKVFLRGDDKIAEEVRHEIVSSLFPPPSVIQVEVHDGVATLTGRVHDTAMVPIAARLVRSVEGVVDVQFDLARETAQ
- a CDS encoding universal stress protein → MQLPLIVGVDGSDSSLVAIDWAVDEAARLGVPLRLVHASRWERYEGPALPGTLDRPSEQVTAQNIVGSAAERAMRRNPDVKVSAEALPEDPVYALLREARNATAVVTGSRGRGELVGLLLGSVGLGVAARAECPAIVVRGDKAGLHGQHERILLGVGDPATGAEAVRFAFREAESRGCTLDAVRAWRCPAHETTDHPLLADAPERYHEDEASARLDAVLHEAMADHPDVKVHRVTPEGPARKVLLHRSAAADLVIIGTQRRHGHFGLQLSRVGHTLLHHADCPVAIVPQRA